One region of Vitis vinifera cultivar Pinot Noir 40024 chromosome 1, ASM3070453v1 genomic DNA includes:
- the LOC100244086 gene encoding GTP-binding protein ERG, translating into MKALRGLRALTTLSSKTQKPHLTSNLLYRFYAAQPQQQDHSTTTNSLEDHEDDDAVFDSSQFALPNMGTSPVPDQPTWDREYRAKADRTIFGEETQKQKSEEDERKRRAIVLAKALLEAALQKPDEEDDMPVKEEDQRSLSVGIIGAPNAGKSSLTNHVVGTKVAAVSRKTNTTTHEVLGVMTKGNTQICFFDTPGLMLKSSGYPYSDMRARVESAWSSVGLYDVLIVIFDVHRHLSRPDSRVVRLIERMGAQAHPKQKRVLCMNKVDLVEKKKDLLKVADEFKDLPGYERYFMISGLKGSGVKDLTQFLMEQAFKRPWDEDPFTMSEEVMKNISLEVVRERLLDHVHQEIPYGIDHRLIDWKELRDGSLRIEQHLITPKQSQRKILVGKKGSKIGRIGIEANEELRSIFKRDVHLILQVRVK; encoded by the exons ATGAAAGCTTTGAGGGGTTTAAGAGCCCTCACAACCCTCTCTTCCAAAACCCAGAAACCCCACCTCACTTCCAATCTTCTCTATCGCTTCTACGCCGCCCAACCTCAGCAACAAGACCACTCCACAACCACCAACTCCCTCGAAGACCACGAAGACGATGACGCCGTTTTCGACAGTTCCCAATTCGCATTACCCAACATGGGTACGTCCCCGGTCCCCGATCAACCCACTTGGGACCGGGAGTACAGGGCTAAGGCTGACCGTACCATCTTCGGCGAGGAGACCCAGAAGCAGAAGTCCGAAGAAGACGAGAGGAAACGCCGGGCCATTGTGCTTGCGAAGGCTCTGCTTGAAGCGGCTTTGCAGAAGCCCGACGAAGAGGACGATATGCCGGTGAAGGAAGAGGACCAGAGGTCGTTGTCGGTCGGAATTATTGGAGCTCCCAATGCCGGAAAATCTTCACTGACCAATCACgtg GTTGGGACAAAGGTTGCTGCTGTTTCACGGAAGACAAACACTACTACTCATGAAGTGTTAGGAGTAATGACCAAGGGGAACACCCAAAtt TGTTTCTTTGATACCCCAGGACTTATGTTAAAGAGCAGTGGATACCCTTATAGTGATATGAGGGCTCGTGTGGAAAGTGCTTGGAGTTCAGTTGGTCTCTATGATGTACTCATAGTAATCTTTGATGTTCATCGGCATCTTAGCAG GCCTGATTCAAGGGTGGTAAGATTGATTGAAAGAATGGGAGCACAAGCACACCCAAAACAGAAGCGGGTGTTGTGTATGAATAAGGTTGATTTGgttgaaaagaagaaagatttgTTGAAGGTTGCTGATGAATTCAAAGATCTTCCTGGGTATGAAAG GTATTTCATGATCTCAGGATTAAAGGGTTCTGGAGTAAAAGACCTTACTCAATTTTTGATGGAGCAGGCAT TTAAAAGGCCTTGGGATGAAGATCCATTCACCATGAGTGAAGAAGTTATGAAGAATATATCATTAGAAGTTGTCAGAGAAAGGTTGTTAGATCACGTGCATCAG GAAATTCCATATGGTATAGACCATCGCTTGATAGACTGGAAGGAGTTAAGAGATGGTTCTCTTAGGATTGAACAACATTTGATCACTCCCAAACAGAGCCAGCGCAAGATTCTTGTGGGAAAGAAAGGCTCTAAAATAGG GAGAATTGGCATTGAAGCTAATGAAGAGCTTCGGTCCATTTTCAAGAGGGATGTGCATCTCATCCTCCAGGTCAGAGTTAAATGA
- the LOC100262784 gene encoding protein UNUSUAL FLORAL ORGANS, with amino-acid sequence MDAFNTPITLPMSYSFTSSGGSTSSGTAANTNINPWMDSRIWSKLPQRLIDRVIAFLPPPDFFRARAVCKRWYGLLFSSSFLELYLQISPRRHWFLFFKHKSLKSYIYRNSGGGSDRANCEGYLFDPYSNSWYRLSFSLIPSGFSPASSSGGLICWVSDEAGPKGLFLCNPLVGSLSQLPPTLRPRLFPSIGLTVTPSSIDVAVAGDDLISPYAVKNLTTESFHIDGGGFYSIWGTTSSLPRLCSLESGRMVHVQGRFYCMNYSPFSVLAYDIAANNWWKIQAPMRRFLRSPSLVESRGRLILVATVEKSKLNVPKSLRIWGLQACGTTWVEIERMPQQLYLQFAEVEGSQGFDCVGHGEFIAIMIRGSDKALLFNIYGKTWQWIPPCPFLSGSGGSSSSSGEGCELHGFAYEPRLATPVTTLLDQLTLPFQPFNG; translated from the coding sequence ATGGATGCTTTTAACACTCCCATAACCTTGCCCATGTCTTACTCTTTCACTAGTAGTGGTGGTAGTACCAGTAGTGGTACTGCTGCCAATACAAATATTAATCCCTGGATGGACAGTAGGATATGGAGTAAGCTCCCACAGAGGCTGATCGATCGGGTGATTGCCTTCCTCCCACCTCCAGACTTTTTTCGAGCCAGAGCAGTGTGTAAGAGATGGTATGGACTCTTATTTTCCAGCAGCTTTCTTGAATTGTATCTGCAAATATCCCCACGCCGCCATTGGTTCCTGTTCTTCAAGCACAAAAGCCTCAAGAGCTACATCTATAGGAACAGTGGTGGTGGCAGTGATAGAGCCAATTGTGAAGGATACCTCTTTGATCCTTACTCCAATTCATGGTATCGTCTTTCCTTCTCTCTGATCCCATCTGGGTTCTCTCCAGCTTCTTCCTCTGGTGGCTTAATCTGTTGGGTCTCTGATGAGGCCGGTCCCAAGGGTCTATTCCTCTGCAACCCACTTGTTGGGTCTCTATCCCAATTGCCTCCCACCCTGAGACCCCGTCTCTTCCCGTCCATCGGCTTAACAGTCACTCCCTCATCCATAGACGTAGCTGTTGCTGGAGATGACTTGATTTCTCCATATGCGGTCAAGAATCTGACCACAGAAAGCTTTCACATTGATGGGGGTGGGTTCTATTCAATATGGGGCACCACTTCTTCTCTACCAAGGCTCTGCAGCCTCGAATCCGGGCGAATGGTTCACGTCCAAGGGAGATTCTACTGCATGAACTACAGCCCATTCAGTGTTTTGGCATATGACATAGCAGCCAACAATTGGTGGAAGATTCAAGCTCCAATGAGAAGATTTCTCCGGTCCCCAAGCTTGGTGGAGAGCAGAGGGAGACTCATTCTAGTTGCAACAGTGGAGAAGAGCAAGCTTAACGTGCCAAAAAGCTTGAGGATTTGGGGTTTGCAAGCTTGTGGAACAACATGGGTGGAGATTGAGAGAATGCCACAGCAACTCTACCTTCAATTTGCAGAGGTTGAAGGCAGCCAAGGGTTTGACTGTGTAGGTCATGGAGAGTTCATTGCCATTATGATTCGAGGTTCAGACAAGGCATTGCTGTTTAACATCTATGGAAAGACCTGGCAATGGATTCCTCCATGTCCTTTCCTTAGTGGGAGCGGCGGCAGCAGCAGTAGCAGTGGAGAAGGTTGTGAGTTGCACGGCTTTGCATATGAGCCTAGGCTTGCCACGCCAGTGACCACCCTCCTTGATCAGCTCACACTTCCCTTTCAGCCTTTTAATGGATAG